The Borreliella mayonii genome has a segment encoding these proteins:
- a CDS encoding tetratricopeptide repeat protein, whose protein sequence is MNKKHTNFSVLLLLIFLLILSFGGFGYYIYQSKLNDKNREIMLNEVKNSVIDRNYKKAYSVAKLLQDKYPQNEDIEMLTNTLAEIANSSPFESNDLQRDSANQILDKIKGQDNTKTSVNENFDIAFNNRYIKDSTITENYSDRNDDIGIEDEDISEFKKSKIPEKINQNTNPKEEEQTVQSSNPKLSVNDQKNLFNLEKLKKKLSEKSNSENILNNSQKIENDKQNTNFSKEKNSEHILKTLDNSKYLNNNATSLKKIPSNSQKESEVSPPSQTIIGKIHRPYNYLIKKELYEILDDINTGRATLGKNRLKELIKKGLSNKFQKVNELIESFKNKEASNLLLTLIKKDIEPNLINITKDPYKKDIFQLNKEDKKPQDLEELKSKVYSIKPIDLENPKTRQQAIKNLNEFLTTNPNDTHASKTLAQANKIQRLEELKSKVYSIKPIDLENPKTRQQAIKNLNEFLTTNPNDTHASKTLAQANKIQRLEELKSKVYSIKPIDLENPKTRQQAIKNLNEFLTTNPNDTHASKTLAQANKIQRLEELKSKVYSIKPIDLENPKTRQQAIKNLNEFLTTNPNDTHASKTLAQANKIQRLEELKSKVYSIKPIDLENPKTRQQAIKNLNEFLTTNPNDTHASKTLAQAYENNGDLLKAENVYEKITKLTNTQEDHYKLGIIRFKVKKYEHSIVSFDQTIKLDPKHKKAHNNKGIALMMLNKNKEAIESFEKAIQIDKNYDTAYYQKGIAEEKNGDMQQAFASFRNAYNLDKKPNYALKAGIISNNLGNFKQSEEYLNFFNDNAKTPNEIAIYNLSIAKFENNKLEESLKTINKAINLNPEKSEYLYLKASINLKKGNYQNAISLYSLVIEKTPENTSAYINLAKAYEKSGNKSQAISTLEKIINKNNKLALNNLGILYKKEKNYKKAIEIFEKAIINSDIEAKYNLATTLIEINDNTRAKDLLREYTKLKPNNPEALHALGIIEYNENNNDQTLRELVKKFPNYKKNENIKKIIGI, encoded by the coding sequence ATGAATAAAAAACATACAAATTTTTCGGTATTATTGCTTTTAATTTTCTTACTTATCTTATCATTTGGAGGCTTTGGTTACTATATATATCAAAGCAAATTAAATGACAAAAATCGAGAAATAATGCTAAACGAAGTTAAAAATAGTGTAATAGATCGAAACTATAAAAAAGCATACTCTGTTGCAAAACTTTTGCAAGACAAATACCCTCAAAATGAAGACATTGAAATGCTTACAAATACACTAGCAGAAATTGCCAACAGTAGTCCTTTTGAATCAAACGACTTACAAAGAGATTCTGCGAATCAAATCTTAGACAAGATTAAAGGTCAAGACAATACAAAAACAAGTGTAAATGAAAATTTTGATATTGCATTTAATAATAGATACATCAAAGACAGCACAATAACAGAAAACTACTCTGACAGGAACGATGATATTGGCATTGAAGATGAAGACATATCTGAATTTAAAAAAAGCAAAATCCCAGAAAAAATAAACCAAAATACAAACCCAAAAGAAGAAGAGCAAACGGTACAATCTTCAAATCCTAAATTAAGCGTTAATGACCAAAAAAATTTATTTAATTTGGAAAAACTAAAAAAAAAATTAAGTGAAAAATCAAATAGTGAAAATATTTTAAACAACTCTCAAAAAATAGAAAATGACAAGCAAAACACAAATTTTTCCAAAGAAAAAAATTCAGAGCATATTTTAAAAACCCTAGACAACAGTAAATATTTAAATAATAATGCTACATCTTTAAAAAAAATTCCTTCAAATTCCCAAAAAGAAAGTGAAGTTTCTCCGCCTAGTCAAACAATAATAGGAAAAATTCATAGGCCATATAATTATTTAATTAAAAAAGAACTCTATGAAATATTAGACGATATTAATACCGGGAGAGCCACACTTGGAAAAAACAGATTAAAAGAATTAATTAAAAAAGGACTAAGCAATAAATTTCAAAAAGTAAATGAGTTGATTGAAAGTTTTAAAAACAAAGAAGCCTCAAATTTACTATTAACTTTAATAAAAAAAGATATTGAGCCAAATCTAATTAATATAACAAAAGATCCTTATAAAAAAGATATTTTTCAATTAAATAAAGAAGACAAGAAACCCCAGGACTTAGAAGAACTTAAATCTAAGGTTTATTCAATAAAGCCTATTGATCTTGAAAATCCAAAAACACGTCAACAAGCTATTAAAAATTTAAACGAATTCTTGACAACCAATCCCAATGACACACATGCCTCTAAAACTTTAGCTCAAGCTAATAAAATACAGCGCCTAGAAGAACTTAAATCTAAGGTTTATTCAATAAAGCCTATTGATCTTGAAAATCCAAAAACACGTCAACAAGCTATTAAAAATTTAAACGAATTCTTGACAACCAATCCCAATGACACACATGCCTCTAAAACTTTAGCTCAAGCTAATAAAATACAGCGCCTAGAAGAACTTAAATCTAAGGTTTATTCAATAAAGCCTATTGATCTTGAAAATCCAAAAACACGTCAACAAGCTATTAAAAATTTAAACGAATTCTTGACAACCAATCCCAATGACACACATGCCTCTAAAACTTTAGCTCAAGCTAATAAAATACAGCGCCTAGAAGAACTTAAATCTAAGGTTTATTCAATAAAGCCTATTGATCTTGAAAATCCCAAAACACGTCAACAAGCTATTAAAAATTTAAACGAATTCTTGACAACCAATCCCAATGACACACATGCCTCTAAAACTTTAGCTCAAGCTAATAAAATACAGCGCCTAGAAGAACTTAAATCTAAGGTTTATTCAATAAAGCCTATTGATCTTGAAAATCCCAAAACACGTCAACAAGCTATTAAAAATTTAAACGAATTCTTGACAACCAATCCCAATGACACACATGCCTCTAAAACTTTAGCTCAAGCTTATGAAAACAATGGAGATTTACTAAAAGCAGAAAATGTATACGAAAAAATTACCAAACTCACAAATACCCAAGAAGATCACTATAAACTTGGAATCATTAGATTCAAGGTTAAAAAGTATGAACACTCAATCGTATCATTTGATCAAACAATAAAGCTAGACCCAAAACATAAAAAAGCACATAATAACAAAGGAATAGCTTTAATGATGCTAAATAAAAACAAAGAAGCAATAGAATCTTTTGAGAAAGCAATACAAATTGATAAAAATTATGACACTGCCTACTACCAAAAAGGAATAGCAGAAGAAAAAAATGGCGATATGCAACAAGCATTTGCAAGTTTTAGAAATGCCTACAATCTCGACAAAAAACCTAATTATGCATTAAAAGCTGGAATAATATCAAACAACTTGGGAAACTTCAAACAAAGTGAAGAGTATTTAAATTTTTTTAATGACAATGCAAAAACCCCTAACGAAATTGCTATTTACAATCTATCAATAGCAAAATTTGAGAACAATAAACTTGAAGAATCTCTTAAAACAATAAACAAGGCCATCAATTTAAATCCAGAAAAAAGCGAATATTTATACTTAAAAGCATCTATAAATCTTAAAAAAGGAAATTATCAAAATGCTATATCACTTTACAGCTTAGTAATTGAAAAAACCCCTGAAAATACTTCAGCCTATATAAACCTAGCAAAAGCATACGAAAAATCAGGAAATAAGAGTCAAGCAATCTCAACTCTTGAAAAGATAATAAACAAAAATAATAAATTAGCCTTAAATAATCTTGGAATACTTTACAAAAAAGAAAAAAATTATAAAAAAGCAATTGAAATTTTTGAAAAAGCAATAATCAATTCAGATATTGAAGCAAAATATAATCTTGCAACCACTCTAATTGAAATTAATGATAACACAAGAGCTAAGGACCTTCTAAGAGAATATACAAAATTAAAACCAAACAATCCAGAAGCATTACATGCACTAGGAATAATAGAATATAATGAAAATAACAATGATCAAACATTAAGAGAACTTGTAAAAAAATTTCCAAATTACAAAAAAAATGAAAATATTAAAAAAATAATAGGAATATAA
- the mutL gene encoding DNA mismatch repair endonuclease MutL codes for MNKIRFLDKYLVQKIAAGESIDRPCSILRELLDNSIDSGATKIEVFLEEGGIHKILIIDNGSGISKEDLKICYLPHTTSKISSEEDLRKIETLGFRGEALSSIAICSNISITSSTNSNESYQIEVENGIEKCFKKQPAINGTIVDVTKIFHNFPARKRFLKQEPIETKMCLKVLEEKIITHPEINFEINLNQKLRKIYFKESLIDRVQNVYGNIIENNKFRVLKKEHDNIKIEIFLAPDNFSKKSKRHIKTFVNRRPIDQKDLLEAITNGHSRILSPGNFPICYLFLEINPEYIDFNVHPQKKEVRFFNLPFLFKLISENINNFFDKNINNYQDIIIKRQLTEDEHLIEMINQQESFNKTSTYDIPQNKNLETEDNVNEPNKNIIKNDIGLIKYNSIVQNRPTLKENIANIFSDKFLEFEEPPNKNEKEEIKFNYIGQIFSEFLIVEKVNEIYFIDQHAVHEKIIYEKLRNSKKTVQKLLIPIEFAVVDKNIEEIIDSEIEEYKKLDIIISKIGSKKYQLESIPNICNQYENTLINFFQSRRSRTINSLESDLYATIACRKAVKTNDILSIEFSKFLINEFFKLEIKHCPHGRKIYYKISKFELEKKVDRA; via the coding sequence ATGAACAAAATAAGATTCTTAGATAAATACTTGGTTCAAAAAATAGCAGCAGGAGAATCAATAGACAGACCATGTTCAATATTAAGAGAATTGCTAGACAATTCAATAGATTCTGGAGCTACCAAAATTGAAGTCTTTCTTGAAGAAGGGGGAATTCACAAAATCTTAATAATAGATAATGGAAGCGGAATAAGCAAAGAAGATTTAAAAATCTGCTATCTACCACACACTACTTCAAAAATATCATCAGAAGAAGATTTAAGAAAAATAGAAACTCTAGGATTTAGAGGAGAAGCTCTCTCCAGTATTGCAATTTGCTCCAACATTTCAATAACAAGCTCAACAAATAGCAATGAAAGCTATCAAATAGAAGTAGAAAATGGAATTGAAAAATGCTTTAAAAAACAACCCGCCATAAACGGAACAATAGTAGATGTAACAAAAATATTTCACAACTTCCCAGCAAGGAAAAGATTCTTAAAGCAAGAACCCATTGAAACAAAAATGTGTCTAAAAGTTTTAGAAGAAAAAATAATAACCCACCCCGAAATCAATTTTGAAATCAATTTAAATCAAAAGCTAAGAAAAATTTACTTTAAAGAATCATTAATTGACAGGGTTCAAAATGTATATGGAAATATAATAGAAAATAATAAATTTAGGGTCTTAAAAAAAGAACATGACAATATAAAAATAGAAATATTTTTAGCACCAGATAACTTTTCTAAAAAAAGCAAAAGACATATTAAAACATTTGTCAACAGAAGGCCTATTGATCAAAAAGATCTCTTAGAGGCAATAACTAATGGACACAGCAGAATACTTTCTCCTGGCAACTTTCCAATATGTTATTTATTTTTAGAAATAAACCCTGAATATATTGACTTTAATGTCCACCCTCAAAAAAAAGAAGTAAGATTTTTCAATCTTCCATTTTTATTTAAACTAATATCTGAGAATATTAATAATTTTTTTGATAAAAACATAAATAACTACCAAGACATAATAATAAAAAGACAATTAACAGAAGATGAGCATTTAATAGAAATGATAAACCAACAAGAAAGCTTTAATAAAACCAGCACATATGATATACCACAAAACAAAAATTTAGAAACAGAAGATAATGTAAACGAGCCAAACAAAAACATAATAAAAAACGATATTGGCCTTATAAAATACAATTCAATTGTACAAAATAGACCAACACTTAAGGAAAACATTGCAAACATTTTCTCTGACAAATTTTTAGAATTTGAAGAACCTCCAAACAAAAATGAAAAAGAAGAAATAAAATTTAACTATATTGGTCAAATATTCTCTGAATTTTTAATCGTTGAAAAAGTAAATGAAATTTACTTCATAGATCAACACGCAGTCCACGAAAAAATAATATATGAAAAACTTAGAAATTCAAAAAAAACTGTTCAAAAACTTCTAATACCAATTGAATTTGCAGTAGTTGATAAAAACATAGAAGAAATTATAGATAGTGAAATTGAAGAATACAAAAAATTGGACATTATAATCTCTAAAATAGGCTCTAAAAAATATCAACTTGAATCTATTCCTAATATTTGCAATCAATATGAAAATACTCTTATTAACTTTTTTCAATCAAGAAGAAGTAGAACAATAAATTCTCTTGAATCTGATTTATATGCAACTATTGCTTGCAGAAAGGCTGTTAAAACAAACGACATATTAAGCATTGAATTTAGCAAATTTTTAATAAATGAATTTTTTAAACTAGAAATCAAACATTGCCCTCATGGACGAAAAATTTATTACAAAATATCTAAATTTGAGCTTGAAAAAAAAGTTGACAGAGCATAA
- the efp gene encoding elongation factor P yields MAVVKSSEIEKGSFLLIKGAPHIVLEREFSKTGRGGAIVRLKLKNLKNKLVIRETLKGADTAEAIEIHEVSAQYLYKDKDVLVFMDLETYDQVSLDLKESANFQDKVPFLQESEIYSLITFDNVVIDIKLAPKIAFEVVEVEAAVKGDTVTNAMKNITLNTGLVVKAPLFIDVGDKVLVNSETKEYAERIKN; encoded by the coding sequence ATGGCAGTAGTGAAATCTAGTGAGATTGAAAAAGGTTCTTTTTTGCTTATCAAAGGAGCTCCCCATATTGTTCTTGAAAGAGAATTTTCAAAAACAGGTAGGGGAGGAGCAATAGTAAGGTTAAAGCTTAAGAACCTAAAAAACAAACTTGTTATTAGAGAAACTTTAAAAGGGGCAGATACTGCAGAAGCTATTGAAATTCATGAGGTTAGTGCTCAGTATTTATACAAAGATAAAGATGTTTTGGTTTTTATGGATTTAGAAACTTATGATCAAGTTAGTTTAGACTTAAAAGAAAGTGCTAATTTCCAAGATAAGGTGCCTTTTTTACAGGAATCTGAAATCTATTCTCTTATAACTTTTGACAATGTGGTTATTGATATTAAGCTGGCTCCAAAGATTGCTTTTGAAGTTGTAGAAGTTGAGGCAGCTGTTAAAGGCGACACCGTAACAAATGCAATGAAAAATATTACTCTTAATACAGGGCTTGTAGTAAAAGCTCCACTTTTTATTGACGTTGGAGATAAAGTTTTAGTTAATTCTGAAACTAAAGAGTATGCAGAACGTATTAAAAACTAA
- a CDS encoding phosphate ABC transporter substrate-binding protein — protein MKKFIILIFMLSTSLLYNCKNQDNEKIVSIGGSTTVSPILDEMILRYNKINNNTKVTYDAQGSSVGINGLFNKIYKIAISSRDLTKEEIEQGAKETVFAYDALIFITSPEIKITNITEENLAKIVNGEIKNWKQVGGPDAKINFINRDSSSGSYSSIKDLLLNKIFKTHEEAQFRQDGIVVKSNGEVIEKTSLTPNSIGYIGLGYAKNSIEKGLNILSVNSTYPTKETINSNKYTIKRNLIIVTNSKYEDKSVTQFIDFMTSSTGQDIVEEQGFLGIKT, from the coding sequence ATGAAAAAATTTATTATCTTAATTTTTATGCTATCAACAAGTTTATTATACAACTGCAAAAATCAAGACAATGAAAAAATTGTATCAATTGGGGGATCTACAACTGTAAGCCCAATACTAGACGAAATGATTTTAAGATACAATAAAATAAACAATAATACTAAAGTAACATACGATGCACAAGGAAGTAGTGTTGGCATAAACGGGCTATTTAACAAAATATATAAAATAGCAATATCATCAAGAGATTTAACAAAAGAGGAAATTGAACAAGGAGCAAAAGAAACAGTATTCGCTTATGATGCTTTAATCTTTATTACAAGCCCTGAAATAAAAATTACAAATATTACAGAAGAAAATCTAGCTAAAATAGTAAATGGAGAAATTAAAAATTGGAAACAAGTAGGAGGTCCTGATGCTAAAATCAACTTTATTAATCGAGACTCTTCTTCTGGCTCTTATTCGTCTATAAAAGATCTACTTCTAAATAAAATATTTAAAACTCACGAAGAAGCTCAATTTAGACAAGACGGAATAGTAGTAAAATCCAATGGAGAGGTAATTGAAAAAACAAGCCTTACTCCGAATTCAATAGGATATATAGGCCTTGGATACGCAAAAAATTCAATAGAAAAGGGTTTAAATATACTTTCTGTCAACAGCACATACCCTACAAAAGAAACAATAAATAGCAATAAATACACCATTAAAAGAAATTTAATAATAGTTACAAATAGCAAATACGAAGATAAAAGCGTAACTCAATTTATTGATTTCATGACAAGCTCAACTGGACAAGATATTGTTGAAGAACAAGGTTTTTTAGGGATAAAAACATAA
- the pstC gene encoding phosphate ABC transporter permease subunit PstC, which translates to MHLSLKTKRKIIEIIFRSFILISAIISSLSILFLGMFILKTGITPFINNKIKILNFLFSTNWDPTSNLQKSYGILAFIINSFLTTLFSILIALPIGLGFAIYLLEKAKGFYRQFLQTVIELLAGIPSVVYGFFGSTFIATLVKNIFQREDNLGYNLISSSLILSIMIVPTIISVCYSSLKAVPKSYKFASLALAATDWQTIYKITIPSASRGILAGTILAIGRAIGETVAVLMVGGGSPLFIKNVFSPIRTLTVNIAMDMGYASGVHREALFSTALVLLLFSIITNLLKNFILSSNKGLKKK; encoded by the coding sequence ATGCATCTAAGCTTAAAGACAAAAAGAAAAATAATTGAAATTATTTTCAGATCTTTTATTCTTATATCTGCAATAATAAGCTCCCTATCGATATTGTTTTTAGGCATGTTTATATTAAAAACCGGAATAACACCATTTATTAATAACAAAATTAAAATTTTAAACTTTTTATTTAGCACAAATTGGGATCCTACTAGCAATCTACAAAAATCTTATGGTATCTTAGCATTCATTATTAATTCCTTTTTAACTACGCTTTTTTCTATTTTAATTGCTTTACCAATTGGATTGGGATTTGCAATATATTTACTTGAAAAAGCAAAAGGATTTTATAGACAATTTTTACAAACAGTAATAGAGCTTTTAGCAGGAATTCCTAGTGTGGTTTACGGATTTTTCGGAAGCACATTTATTGCCACCTTGGTAAAAAACATTTTTCAAAGAGAAGACAATTTGGGATACAATTTAATAAGCTCATCACTCATATTAAGTATAATGATAGTTCCCACAATAATTAGCGTTTGCTACTCATCACTTAAAGCCGTTCCCAAATCATATAAATTTGCATCTCTTGCATTAGCAGCAACAGACTGGCAAACAATATATAAGATAACAATACCATCAGCTAGTCGAGGTATTTTAGCAGGAACAATATTGGCAATAGGAAGAGCAATTGGAGAAACAGTGGCAGTATTAATGGTCGGAGGGGGCTCTCCTCTTTTTATAAAAAACGTATTTTCCCCCATTAGAACGCTAACCGTAAATATTGCTATGGACATGGGATACGCTTCTGGTGTCCACAGAGAAGCTCTCTTCTCTACAGCTCTAGTGTTATTGCTATTTTCAATAATTACAAATTTACTCAAAAATTTTATACTATCTTCAAATAAAGGGTTAAAGAAAAAGTGA